The DNA window TTCTTTACATATTATGGTAAGATATGAAATAGAAAAAATGATCTTTGCTGGTGAAGTGAGCATAGATGATTTACCAAAAATTTGGAATCAAAAAATGGTAGAATATTTAGGAATAGAACCTGAAAATGATTCAGAGGGGCTTATGCAAGATGTTCATTGGTATTGTGGTTTAGTTGGATATTTTCCTTCTTATGCCATAGGTAGTGCCTATGCTTCTCAAATTTATAACACTATGAAAAAAGATTTTGATGTAGATAAGGCTTTAGAAAATCAAGATATAAAAAAAATAACTGATTGGCTTGGAGAAAAAATTCATAAATATGGAAGACTAAAAGATACTGCTGAAATCATTAAAAAAGTTACAGGTGAAGAGCTAAATCCAAAATACTATATTGACTACTTAAAAGAAAAATATAGTAAAATTTATGAAATATAGGTTGACATTTTTAAAATTTTACTGTACTATAACAGTAATAAAAAAAATTTAATGTTTAAGAATAGAATAAGAGAAAAAATTAAGGAGGTAAACAAATGGGATTATTGGATGATGTAACAGGAAAATTAGATGAATTAAAAGATACAGTTGCAGATAAGGCAAAAGAGTTAAAAGATGAAGCTGTTGCAAAAGCAGGGGAATTAAAGGATAAGACAGTAGATAAAGCAACAGAATTCAAAGATAAAACTGTTGAAAAAGCTGGAGAACTAAAAGATAAAGTTGTTGATAAGGCAAAAGAATTAAAAGAAGGTGCAGAAGATAAAGCATCTGAATTAAAAGACAAGGCAGCAGAAAAAGCAGGGGAATTAAAAGATAAAATATCAGAAGGTGCTGATAGTCTTATAAATAAAATAAAATAAATAAGTTAACAAAAGGGGTTGCTAATTTTGCCAACTCCTTTGAATTTTTATAGATATAGGAGGAAATTTTTATGAAAAAGATATTAATAATGCTGGCTTTAGTTTTAGGAGTAAGTGTAATGGCAGAAGAAGCTGCTACAGCAACTAAGGTAGAAGATGTAAAAACTGGTGTAATGGCTACAATGAAAAAAGAAGCTAAAAAGGTAGAAGAAAAGGCAAAAGAAGTTAAAGAAGATGTAAAAAAAGAAGCTAAAAAAGCAGGGGAAAAATTAGAAGAAGCAAAAGATAAAGTAGAAGAAAAAATGTCAAATGCTAAAAAAGATGTAAAAGCAGATACTAAAAAGGTAGAAGAAAAAGCTTCAGATGCAAAGGCAGATGTTAAAAGTGATGCTGAAAAAGTTGAAGCGAAAGCTGATAAGGCAAAAGATAAAATAGAAGAAAAAGCTGAAGCAGTTAAAGAAGATACACAAAAATCTACTAATACAGTAAAAAAAGATGTTAAGAAAGCTGGTAAAAAAGTAAAAAAAGCAGCTAAAAAAGTAGAAGCTAAAGTAGAAGAAAAAGTTGATGCTGCAAAAGATAAAGTAGAAACAAAAAATTAATAAATAACCATAATTAAGAGTTGGAATAATTACAGAATGAGAGTTTATAAATTACAACTATCTTTAAGTTTTTAGGAGGGAATAGAATGAAAAAATTAGTATTAATGATGGCTTTAGTTTTAGGAGTAAGTGCAATGGCAAACGATTGCTGTGATGTTAAAAATAATGCAAAATGTGATTGCACAACAGAAAAGAAAAGTGAGAACTGTCATTATGATAAAGAAAAAAAGGTTGATTGCGATTGTGAAACTCAAAATACTCAAAGCACAGAAAATAACACAAAAACTAAAACAAAAAAAGCAGTTAAAAAAGTTAAATCTACAAAAGAAAAAGCAGCTAAAAAAGTAGAAACTAAGGTAGAAGAAAAAGTAGAAGCTGTAACAGAAAAAGTAGAAGAAAAAAAATAAATTTGAGTTGAAAAACATAAAAGACTATTGAAAGACTAAATTTTCAAATAGTCTTTTTTTATTTTATATAGAAGTATATCTGTCCATTTAGAAAATGAAATAATTATAAAAAAGAGTTATTTTAAATTATAAGAAAATAAATGGAGGTAGATATATGGAACTTACAAAATTATTGGTTAAAGATTTAATGAATGGTAAATTTGAATTATTTTCTGACTATGTATATAAAACAAAGGAATATCTTATCAAAGTTCCAAAAGGTTTTGTAACAGATTATGCAAGTATACCAAAATTATTGAGAGGTATAGTTCTTCCTTATGGAAAACATAGTGGAGCAAGTGTGGTTCATGATTGGCTGTATTCTTCTAATTGTAATCTAGATATAAGTAGAGAAAAGGCAGACAAGATATTTTTGGAGATATTAAAAGAGGAAAAAGTAAATTTCCTCTTAAGAACACTTATGTATACTGCAGTAAGAAAATTTGGTAGAAGCAGATTTAGAAATGGAGTTTAGCTCCATTTTTTTGTTAAAGTATATTTTTATAAAAAAAAATGATAAAATACATAATATATAGTGTTTAAATATAATGAAAGCTGAGGAAATTTTATGAAAATATCTGATATTATAAAAAAATCAACTATAGCTCAAAATCTAAACATAAAAAATAATTTAGTTTTTCCTTTAGATATTAATATAAATCAAATTGATATTAATAAAATAAATGGAGAACTTATTTATTTTGAAGATAATAAAAAAATTGTTGGAAGTATAAGTAAAGATTTAGTAGTTTATTTACAAAATAAAAAAATATATAATTTTTTAACAAATATTATGGATAAAATTGAAGAGGGAATTATAGCAGTTGATGAAAATGGTAAGATATTTTATGCAAATAAGAATTATTCCAAAATTTTAGGAATACCTTTATACTATATTATAGGAAAATATATTCAAGATATAGAAAAAGAAGCTACTATTATAAAAGTTCTTGATACTCATAAGGAAATATTTAAAAAAAATAATTATATAAAATCTCTTAATAAATATGTTGATGTAAAAATACTACCTATATTTATTGAAAGTAAATTTAAAGGAGCTATTTCAATTTTTAATGATATTACTGAAATAATAAATTTAAATAAAGAAGTTATAAGAATTTCAAGTGTGATAGAAGAGTATAATCAAAAATTAGAAAATATTAAAGAATTAAAAAATTCTAAAATAATTGGAGAAGACCCTAAATACCTAGAACTTATCACCAAAGCAGTCATTGTTTCTAAAACTGATGCAACTGTTCTTATTTTAGGAGAGAATGGAGTTGGAAAAGATGTTTTAAGTAATTTTATACATAGTAATAGTAAAAGAGCAAATAAGCCATTTATTACTTTAAATTGTGCAGCAATTCCAGAAAGTTTAATTGAAAGTGAATTATTTGGCTATGAAGGAGGTTCATTCACAGGAGCAAAACAAAAGGGAAAAATAGGGAAATTTCAATTAGCAGATCAGGGAACAATTTTTTTAGATGAAATTGGAGATATGAGTCCAACTATGCAGGCAAAGTTATTACGAACTTTGGAAACTGGCGAGATTGAAAAAATAGGGAATGCATCAAATATTAAAGTTAATGTAAGAGTTATCGCAGCTACTAATCAAAATTTAGAAAAGAAAATAAAAGAAGGAAATTTTAGAGAAGATTTATATTACAGACTAAGTACAATAACTTTTGAAATCCCTCCTTTAAGAGAAAGAAATCATGATATTATATTACTTATTAATAACTATCTTAATTATTATAATAAGAAATATAATAAAAATCTAAAAATATCAAGCAGGGCATACTCAGCTTTATTAGAATATAATTGGCCTGGAAATATAAGAGAATTAAAAAATTGTATAGAACATGCAGTTATTTTAACAAATAATGATTGTATTTATCTAGAGAATCTTCCTAAAAAATTTCAAAATGATGTTATAGAAAATAAATCCATAACACTTGAAGAACTTTTAAATAAGAAAGAAAAAGAGATTATATTAAATTCACTTATAAATAATAATTGGAATAAAGAGGAAGTAGCAAAAAAATTAGGTATTGGGGAAAGAACTCTATATAGAAAAATAAAAAAATATAGAATAAATTGTCAAAAAAGTCAATAAAAATTAGATAATTGACAAATTTGGCAAAAATATATAAGTAAAGAAAAGCTAGTGAACGAAATTTTAATGCTTTTCTTTATTTTTTATTTGGTATACTTTTTGCTTATATATTATATAAGATTAATTATACTAAAAATGAGGTGATTTTTATGAAAAAAGAAGTTTTAATTGGAGGAGGACAAGGTTTTTGGGGAGATAGTCCAGATGCTGCCATAGACATGGTAAAAAATGGGAATCTTAACTATCTTGCTTGTGATTATTTAGCAGAATTAACTATGTCTATATTACAGCGTCAAAAAAATAAAAATCCAAATACTGGTTATGCCCGTGATTTTATAGATTTATTTAAAGTAATAGGTAAAGAGAGCTATGAGAAAAACATTAAAATTATAAGTAATGCAGGTGGAGTTAATATAGAAGAGGCAGTAAAACAGATTAAAAATATTGCAGAAGAAAATAAAATGTCAGGATATAAGATTGGATATGTTTTAGGAGATGATTTAAAAGAAAAATT is part of the Fusobacterium nucleatum genome and encodes:
- a CDS encoding apolipoprotein A1/A4/E family protein, with translation MGLLDDVTGKLDELKDTVADKAKELKDEAVAKAGELKDKTVDKATEFKDKTVEKAGELKDKVVDKAKELKEGAEDKASELKDKAAEKAGELKDKISEGADSLINKIK
- a CDS encoding DUF1353 domain-containing protein, yielding MELTKLLVKDLMNGKFELFSDYVYKTKEYLIKVPKGFVTDYASIPKLLRGIVLPYGKHSGASVVHDWLYSSNCNLDISREKADKIFLEILKEEKVNFLLRTLMYTAVRKFGRSRFRNGV
- a CDS encoding sigma 54-interacting transcriptional regulator, which gives rise to MKISDIIKKSTIAQNLNIKNNLVFPLDININQIDINKINGELIYFEDNKKIVGSISKDLVVYLQNKKIYNFLTNIMDKIEEGIIAVDENGKIFYANKNYSKILGIPLYYIIGKYIQDIEKEATIIKVLDTHKEIFKKNNYIKSLNKYVDVKILPIFIESKFKGAISIFNDITEIINLNKEVIRISSVIEEYNQKLENIKELKNSKIIGEDPKYLELITKAVIVSKTDATVLILGENGVGKDVLSNFIHSNSKRANKPFITLNCAAIPESLIESELFGYEGGSFTGAKQKGKIGKFQLADQGTIFLDEIGDMSPTMQAKLLRTLETGEIEKIGNASNIKVNVRVIAATNQNLEKKIKEGNFREDLYYRLSTITFEIPPLRERNHDIILLINNYLNYYNKKYNKNLKISSRAYSALLEYNWPGNIRELKNCIEHAVILTNNDCIYLENLPKKFQNDVIENKSITLEELLNKKEKEIILNSLINNNWNKEEVAKKLGIGERTLYRKIKKYRINCQKSQ